One Gordonia mangrovi genomic region harbors:
- a CDS encoding MCE family protein, producing the protein MDNRARAFRATVIKLGAFAVVMVLVFVGLVVVFSNYRSGASDDYRAVFTSASAMKSGSKVKIAGVEVGQVSGVSLTRDNEAEVEFSVDREYRLPSSVRALIRYENLTGDRYLELEQGTGAAGEYLSPGDRIPVEQTEPALDLDKLLGGFKPLFRTLDPDEVNELSASIVAVFQGQGPALNKLLADTASFTSALADRDQLIDQVIGNLNTTLGTLDGDRTGLDSSIDQLQQLASGLAAQRGVIGNSLTQTSKVTNGLADLLQTTRPDLQQMVANTGSTSQELLNAEPYLRSLIPRLPNDYKMLSNLGSYGAWLQIYFCRIRLLLTGPGGKQYFFTSNDVMGDTTKAGGRCAAQ; encoded by the coding sequence GTGGATAACCGTGCACGCGCATTTCGCGCGACCGTCATCAAACTCGGCGCCTTCGCCGTCGTCATGGTGCTGGTCTTCGTCGGCCTCGTGGTGGTGTTCAGCAACTATCGCTCGGGTGCCTCCGACGACTACCGTGCCGTGTTCACCAGCGCGTCGGCGATGAAGTCCGGCAGCAAGGTCAAGATCGCCGGCGTGGAGGTCGGCCAGGTGTCCGGGGTGTCGCTGACCCGCGACAACGAGGCCGAGGTGGAGTTCTCGGTGGACCGCGAGTATCGGCTGCCGTCCTCGGTGCGGGCGTTGATCCGGTACGAGAACCTCACCGGCGACCGATATCTGGAGCTCGAACAGGGCACCGGGGCCGCCGGTGAGTACCTGTCGCCCGGCGATCGGATCCCGGTGGAACAGACCGAGCCCGCACTCGACCTCGACAAACTCCTCGGCGGCTTCAAACCGCTGTTCCGCACCTTGGATCCCGATGAGGTCAACGAGCTCTCGGCGTCGATCGTCGCCGTCTTCCAGGGGCAGGGGCCGGCACTGAACAAGCTGCTCGCCGACACCGCGTCGTTCACCAGCGCGCTGGCCGACCGCGACCAGCTCATCGACCAGGTGATCGGCAACCTCAACACCACCCTCGGTACCCTCGACGGCGACCGCACCGGCCTCGACAGCAGCATCGACCAGCTGCAACAGCTGGCCTCGGGCCTCGCCGCCCAGCGTGGGGTCATCGGGAATTCGCTGACCCAGACGTCGAAGGTGACCAACGGTCTGGCCGATCTGTTGCAGACCACCCGACCCGACCTGCAGCAGATGGTGGCGAACACCGGCAGCACGTCGCAGGAACTGCTCAACGCCGAACCGTACCTGCGGTCGCTGATCCCGCGGCTGCCCAACGACTACAAGATGCTGTCCAACCTGGGCTCATACGGCGCCTGGTTGCAGATCTACTTCTGCCGAATCCGGTTGTTGCTCACCGGTCCCGGCGGCAAACAGTACTTCTTCACCTCGAACGACGTGATGGGTGACACGACCAAGGCAGGCGGGAGGTGCGCGGCGCAATGA
- a CDS encoding MlaD family protein, producing MTGQILRRVRLLLVFATVIVAATACGFSGLNSLPVPGAQGTGNGAYQISAVLPNAAGLVPNAPVMIDDVTVGSVGTIEVRDWNAELDIRLDEGVEVPRGSHVMVGMTSVLGSNHLQIVEPASSSDGYLAPGDQIPLPACPASPNIAEPTMTAAVPDVTSAQQVPGCSYPTTEQVLSSLSVVLNGGGLSQFGDVVHEMDAIFGGRQEAIAELIPQLNVLVADLDRQKNDIIRAMEGLDRLTAAVNEQTPTVEKALADAPQILQLLNDQRQQFVTALDSLGRLSKTTNDILDANSDDIETIVANLNPVLEQLAAAGPALPGSLKILLTFPFLEEAIPTIVKGDYVNSDLVLDLTFESLNNTIFRSVGAVGPEGVAGTPAGAAKRGLDPFTSPLTPGGERRPDSDEPVPAPAATPSAATPKPGTGGGN from the coding sequence ATGACCGGGCAGATCCTGCGCCGAGTGCGGCTGCTGCTGGTGTTCGCCACGGTGATCGTCGCGGCCACCGCCTGCGGATTCTCCGGACTCAACAGCCTGCCGGTGCCCGGCGCCCAGGGCACCGGAAACGGCGCCTACCAGATCAGCGCGGTCCTCCCCAACGCCGCCGGCCTGGTCCCCAACGCGCCGGTGATGATCGACGATGTCACCGTCGGATCGGTCGGCACCATCGAGGTGCGTGACTGGAACGCCGAACTCGACATCCGTCTCGACGAGGGGGTCGAGGTCCCCCGGGGCTCACACGTGATGGTGGGGATGACCAGCGTCCTGGGCTCGAACCACCTGCAGATCGTGGAACCCGCCTCCTCCTCCGACGGCTACCTGGCACCCGGCGATCAGATCCCGCTGCCGGCGTGCCCGGCATCGCCGAACATCGCGGAGCCGACCATGACTGCCGCGGTCCCCGACGTCACCTCGGCCCAACAGGTTCCGGGCTGCTCCTACCCGACCACCGAGCAGGTGCTGAGCTCGTTGTCGGTGGTGCTCAACGGGGGTGGGCTCTCGCAGTTCGGTGACGTCGTGCACGAGATGGACGCCATCTTCGGCGGGCGGCAGGAGGCGATCGCCGAACTCATCCCGCAGTTGAACGTGCTGGTCGCCGACCTGGACCGGCAGAAGAACGACATCATCCGGGCGATGGAAGGCCTCGACCGGCTGACCGCGGCCGTCAACGAGCAGACGCCGACGGTGGAGAAGGCGCTCGCGGATGCACCGCAGATCCTGCAGTTGCTCAACGATCAGCGCCAACAGTTCGTCACCGCGCTCGACTCCCTGGGCCGGCTGTCGAAGACCACCAACGACATCCTCGACGCCAACAGCGACGACATCGAGACGATCGTGGCGAATCTGAACCCGGTGCTCGAGCAGCTCGCGGCCGCTGGACCCGCACTGCCCGGTTCGCTGAAGATCCTGCTCACCTTCCCGTTCCTGGAGGAGGCCATCCCCACCATCGTCAAGGGCGACTACGTCAACTCCGATCTGGTGCTGGATCTGACCTTCGAGAGCCTCAACAACACCATCTTCCGGTCGGTCGGCGCCGTCGGACCCGAAGGCGTCGCCGGTACGCCCGCCGGCGCCGCCAAGCGCGGACTCGATCCGTTCACGTCGCCGCTCACCCCGGGCGGCGAACGGCGACCCGACTCCGACGAACCGGTGCCCGCGCCGGCGGCGACACCGAGCGCGGCCACACCGAAACCCGGTACGGGAGGTGGCAACTGA
- a CDS encoding MCE family protein codes for MARRQERSRAVRRTAAVIMVGGLVAIIAAASGQFLGWFASTQTVTVQAPRAGLVMSPDAKVRLRGVPVGRVESIDTGDDEAVLTLSIDSDQMSNIPGNVGADIKSNTIFGAKAVNLVVPESGPSGQLQPDQTITADHVVVELNTVYQQLVNVLAELQPEKLNSVVGAVNTALAGQGEQVGAALEQLSNLLAKTNDHLPELDELIRQAATTTNVYADAAPDLMRTVDNFTYLGNTLVAESANLDALLINATGMADTINGELAPSKQTLISALTNLDPVSQLLGYQAPGIECFLTTSAVSADLAKPYFGGKNGNLLLYAGLLPGKEPYTYPESLPRVAAAGPPTCAGGLSDPTTKVHSDFYVTDNAPVPYQPRTKPKANREKLFQLLFGEPGRG; via the coding sequence ATGGCACGACGACAAGAGCGGAGCAGGGCCGTCCGGCGCACCGCCGCGGTCATCATGGTCGGCGGACTCGTCGCGATCATCGCGGCCGCATCGGGCCAGTTCCTCGGCTGGTTCGCCTCCACACAGACGGTGACGGTGCAGGCGCCACGCGCCGGCCTGGTGATGAGTCCCGACGCGAAGGTACGGCTACGGGGTGTGCCCGTCGGTCGGGTCGAGTCCATCGACACCGGTGACGACGAGGCCGTGCTGACCTTGAGTATCGACTCCGATCAGATGTCGAACATCCCCGGAAACGTCGGCGCCGACATCAAGTCGAACACGATCTTCGGCGCCAAGGCCGTCAACCTGGTGGTGCCGGAGTCGGGCCCGAGCGGACAGCTACAGCCCGACCAGACCATCACCGCCGATCACGTCGTGGTGGAGCTCAACACCGTGTACCAGCAGCTGGTGAACGTGCTCGCCGAGTTGCAGCCGGAGAAGCTCAACTCCGTGGTCGGTGCCGTCAACACCGCGTTGGCCGGCCAGGGCGAGCAGGTCGGGGCCGCCCTCGAGCAACTGTCGAACCTGCTGGCCAAGACCAACGACCACCTGCCCGAACTCGACGAACTGATCCGGCAGGCCGCGACCACCACCAACGTGTACGCCGACGCGGCGCCCGACCTGATGCGCACCGTGGACAACTTCACCTATCTCGGCAACACACTGGTCGCCGAGTCCGCCAATCTCGATGCGCTGCTGATCAACGCGACCGGGATGGCCGACACCATCAACGGCGAACTCGCGCCGTCGAAGCAGACGCTGATCTCCGCGCTGACCAACCTGGACCCGGTGTCGCAGCTACTGGGCTATCAGGCCCCGGGCATCGAGTGCTTCCTCACCACGTCGGCGGTCTCGGCCGACCTGGCCAAACCCTATTTCGGCGGCAAGAACGGCAACCTGCTGCTCTACGCCGGCCTGCTGCCCGGCAAGGAGCCCTACACCTACCCGGAGAGCCTGCCCCGCGTGGCTGCCGCGGGTCCGCCGACATGTGCGGGCGGGCTGAGTGATCCGACCACCAAGGTCCACTCCGACTTCTATGTGACCGACAACGCGCCGGTGCCGTATCAGCCGCGTACCAAGCCGAAAGCCAACCGCGAGAAACTGTTCCAACTTCTGTTCGGGGAGCCGGGACGTGGATAA
- a CDS encoding aldehyde dehydrogenase yields MTETVESRPPSALVGAGDQPQLFLGGQWVDPHSAETLEVFSPATGERVGSVPLADETDVDTAVTRARAAFDSGIWSATPPAERAAVLNRAADLINERSADITNLVSAEMGATPTDVATLQQLPATGVLQGYAAAATEFPWEEKRIGLFGETLVTREAVGVVGAIIAWNVPLFLLCNKFGPALAAGCSIVLKPAPETPLNANLLAQIFVEAGVPEGVISVVPGGPETGKALVEHPDVDKITFTGSTAAGRAIAARCGENLKRCSLELGGKSAAIVLDDIDLESNIHMLVFSAGLINAGQACVAQTRVLVPRSRHDEIVAAMVETAKSFTPGLPTAEGTMLGPIITAKQRDKVEGYVAKGKAEGATAVLEGTRPDGLDNGFYVTPTIFTGVTNDMTIAREEIFGPVISVIAYDTVDEAIRIANDSDYGLAGSIWTADVARGVEIAKQIRTGTLGINWYAIDPASPFGGYKSSGIGRENGREGLESYLEHKSILMPMGYTSEA; encoded by the coding sequence ATGACCGAGACCGTCGAGTCCCGACCGCCGTCCGCCCTCGTCGGCGCCGGCGACCAGCCGCAGCTGTTCCTCGGTGGACAGTGGGTCGATCCGCATTCGGCCGAGACGCTCGAGGTGTTCTCGCCGGCCACCGGGGAACGGGTGGGCTCGGTTCCGCTCGCCGACGAGACCGACGTCGACACCGCCGTCACCCGCGCCCGCGCGGCCTTCGACTCGGGCATCTGGAGCGCCACGCCGCCGGCCGAACGGGCCGCCGTGCTCAACCGCGCCGCCGATCTGATCAACGAACGCAGTGCCGATATCACCAATCTGGTATCGGCCGAGATGGGCGCGACGCCCACCGATGTCGCGACACTGCAGCAGTTGCCGGCGACCGGTGTCCTGCAGGGTTACGCCGCGGCTGCCACCGAGTTCCCTTGGGAAGAAAAGCGCATCGGACTGTTCGGCGAGACCCTGGTGACCCGGGAGGCAGTCGGGGTGGTCGGCGCGATCATCGCCTGGAATGTGCCGCTGTTCCTGCTGTGCAACAAGTTCGGGCCGGCGCTGGCCGCCGGATGTTCGATCGTCCTCAAGCCGGCACCGGAGACTCCGCTCAACGCGAATCTGTTGGCGCAGATCTTCGTCGAGGCCGGGGTGCCCGAAGGCGTGATCTCGGTGGTGCCCGGCGGCCCGGAAACCGGAAAGGCGCTTGTCGAGCATCCCGACGTCGACAAGATCACCTTCACCGGGTCGACCGCGGCCGGTCGCGCGATCGCGGCACGGTGCGGCGAGAACCTGAAACGCTGTTCGCTGGAACTCGGTGGCAAGTCCGCGGCCATCGTCCTCGACGACATCGATCTCGAGTCGAACATCCACATGCTGGTGTTCTCGGCCGGCCTGATCAACGCCGGGCAGGCGTGCGTGGCGCAGACCCGTGTGCTGGTCCCGCGTTCACGGCACGACGAGATCGTCGCGGCGATGGTGGAGACCGCGAAGTCGTTCACGCCCGGTCTGCCCACGGCCGAGGGCACCATGCTGGGTCCGATCATCACGGCCAAACAGCGCGACAAGGTGGAAGGCTATGTCGCCAAGGGCAAAGCGGAAGGCGCGACCGCGGTGCTGGAGGGCACCCGCCCCGACGGCCTCGACAACGGCTTCTACGTGACGCCGACGATCTTCACCGGTGTCACCAACGACATGACGATCGCGCGCGAGGAGATCTTCGGCCCGGTCATCAGCGTCATCGCCTACGACACCGTCGACGAGGCGATCAGAATCGCCAATGACTCCGATTACGGTCTGGCCGGGTCGATCTGGACGGCGGATGTGGCGCGCGGCGTGGAGATCGCCAAGCAGATCCGCACCGGCACGCTCGGCATCAACTGGTACGCCATCGATCCCGCATCACCCTTCGGCGGCTACAAGAGCTCCGGCATCGGCCGCGAGAATGGCCGCGAAGGTCTCGAGTCCTACCTCGAACACAAGTCGATCCTCATGCCGATGGGATACACCTCCGAAGCCTGA
- a CDS encoding LON peptidase substrate-binding domain-containing protein → MTPEPGPPVTPMFPLGTALLPGEPLPLRIFEPRYRQMLTDCLGRAEKAEGSGFFGVVLIARGHEVGGGDVRHDVGTYARIDNVLRQADGQASLTCTGAGRFRVTEWLPDDPYPRAITEPLPDIAIATADHPRILDLRDRLTAFVNEVAETRPEAAPAGLPEFEVDDVVEHGLFAWTLRLPIGPADRQLLLERDTVAAQVDVLDDVVEGLTAMIRFGR, encoded by the coding sequence GTGACGCCGGAGCCCGGCCCGCCGGTGACGCCGATGTTTCCGTTGGGCACGGCGCTGCTCCCCGGTGAACCGTTGCCGCTGAGGATCTTCGAGCCTCGCTATCGGCAGATGCTGACGGACTGCCTCGGCCGCGCCGAGAAGGCCGAGGGGTCCGGATTCTTCGGTGTGGTGCTCATCGCCCGCGGCCACGAGGTGGGCGGCGGCGATGTCCGCCACGACGTCGGCACGTACGCACGCATCGACAACGTGTTGCGCCAGGCCGACGGTCAGGCCTCCCTGACCTGCACCGGAGCCGGGCGGTTCCGGGTGACCGAATGGTTGCCCGACGACCCGTATCCGCGGGCGATCACCGAGCCGTTGCCCGATATCGCCATCGCCACCGCCGACCACCCGCGCATTCTCGACCTGCGTGACCGGCTGACCGCATTCGTCAACGAGGTCGCCGAGACCCGTCCGGAGGCTGCCCCGGCAGGTCTTCCGGAGTTCGAGGTGGACGACGTCGTCGAACACGGTCTGTTCGCCTGGACGCTGCGGTTGCCGATCGGCCCGGCCGACCGGCAGCTCCTCCTCGAGCGTGACACGGTCGCCGCGCAGGTCGACGTGCTCGATGACGTCGTCGAGGGGTTGACCGCAATGATCCGCTTCGGTCGCTGA
- a CDS encoding MCE family protein has translation MTGPFGRLFSSQRSESTEAEVSREAKRGGRSRAGIGIIGVVVTTLVVVVAMQMDNLPYLRPISSYTAYFDDAGGLVTGDIVTVAGVNVGTVQNIELAPTDDGTKAAVTFRLNDTVVLGTETQAAIKTETVLGRRNLTILPYGTGRIEPGGQIPNRNTVAPYSLTDVLDDATTTLSETDTDELNEALTTLSAAFAKTPDQVQDAVDGVGRLSAAIADRDNTLRELLAKANGVTKILADRNQQINSLLVDANSLLGELQMRRAAIAELITGTRDVAAQVSGFIADNNAQLAPTLEKLDGVLDILNDNEQSLRETIDRLGPYANALGEAVSNGPNFDSLVGVSTFGDYTATFLEVLRQKYPEAAKAFSYSGFPLLPNAWSEAPPAGSRPESPKPPPATYPTPPPTSSRSGG, from the coding sequence ATGACCGGACCGTTCGGCAGGCTCTTCAGCAGCCAGCGCAGCGAGTCGACCGAAGCCGAGGTCTCCCGCGAGGCCAAACGCGGCGGACGCAGCCGCGCCGGCATCGGCATCATCGGCGTGGTGGTGACCACGCTCGTGGTGGTGGTCGCGATGCAGATGGACAACCTGCCGTATCTTCGCCCGATCAGCTCGTACACAGCCTATTTCGACGACGCCGGTGGCCTGGTCACCGGTGACATCGTGACCGTCGCGGGGGTCAACGTGGGCACCGTGCAGAACATCGAACTCGCACCGACCGACGACGGAACCAAGGCGGCGGTGACCTTTCGGTTGAACGACACCGTGGTGCTGGGCACCGAGACACAGGCCGCCATCAAGACCGAGACCGTGCTCGGCCGCCGGAACCTGACGATCCTGCCGTACGGCACCGGCCGGATCGAGCCGGGCGGACAGATCCCGAATCGCAACACCGTCGCGCCCTATTCGCTCACCGATGTCCTCGACGACGCCACCACCACGCTGTCGGAGACCGACACCGACGAACTGAACGAAGCGTTGACCACGTTGTCGGCGGCCTTCGCCAAGACCCCCGACCAGGTGCAGGATGCGGTCGACGGAGTGGGTCGGCTGTCTGCGGCGATCGCCGACCGCGACAACACGCTGCGCGAACTGCTCGCCAAGGCCAACGGCGTCACCAAGATCCTGGCCGACCGCAACCAGCAGATCAACTCGCTTCTCGTCGATGCGAATTCGCTGCTCGGCGAGCTACAGATGCGACGTGCGGCGATCGCCGAACTGATCACCGGTACGCGCGACGTGGCCGCCCAGGTCAGTGGCTTCATCGCCGACAACAATGCACAGCTCGCGCCGACGCTGGAGAAGCTCGACGGTGTACTCGACATCCTGAACGACAACGAGCAGAGCCTGCGCGAGACCATCGACCGACTCGGACCGTATGCGAATGCGCTCGGCGAGGCCGTCTCGAACGGTCCCAACTTCGACTCGCTGGTCGGTGTCTCCACCTTCGGCGACTACACCGCGACCTTCCTCGAGGTGCTGCGGCAGAAGTATCCGGAGGCGGCGAAGGCCTTCAGTTACAGCGGTTTCCCGCTGCTGCCCAATGCGTGGAGCGAGGCGCCACCCGCCGGCAGTCGGCCGGAGTCGCCGAAGCCCCCGCCCGCGACGTATCCGACACCGCCGCCGACCAGCTCGAGATCAGGAGGGTAG
- a CDS encoding MlaE family ABC transporter permease produces the protein MVLPFTTRLRSARVAVKRAGEDWDQIGDQALFYWDSIIAIPRALRQYKKETLRLIAEISMGTGALAMIGGTVVVVGFLTLFTGGTIAVQGYSSLANIGVEALTGFFSAFINVRIAVPVIAGIALAATIGAGATAQLGAMRVSEEIDALETMAIASIPFLVSTRIVAGLIAIIPLYSLASLASFLASRFATVILYGQSPGVYDHYFNTFLIPSDILWSFVQAICMAVAVMLIHTYYGYNASGGPVGVGVAVGNAVRASLVVVVVITLLTSLAIYGVDGKFNLAG, from the coding sequence ATGGTCCTTCCGTTCACCACCCGCCTGCGCAGCGCCCGGGTCGCGGTCAAACGCGCCGGCGAGGACTGGGACCAGATCGGCGATCAGGCGCTGTTCTACTGGGACAGCATCATCGCCATCCCGCGCGCCCTGCGGCAGTACAAGAAGGAGACGCTGCGGCTGATCGCCGAGATCTCCATGGGCACCGGCGCGCTGGCGATGATCGGCGGCACCGTGGTGGTGGTCGGCTTTCTCACGCTGTTCACCGGCGGCACCATCGCGGTGCAGGGCTACAGCTCGCTGGCCAACATCGGCGTCGAGGCGCTGACCGGCTTCTTCTCCGCGTTCATCAACGTCCGCATCGCGGTGCCGGTGATCGCCGGTATCGCGCTGGCCGCCACCATCGGCGCCGGCGCGACCGCCCAGCTCGGCGCGATGCGGGTCAGTGAGGAGATCGACGCGCTGGAGACGATGGCGATCGCGTCCATCCCGTTCCTGGTCAGTACCCGGATCGTCGCCGGTCTGATCGCGATCATCCCGCTCTATTCGCTGGCGTCGTTGGCGTCCTTCCTGGCCAGCCGGTTCGCGACGGTCATCCTGTACGGGCAGTCACCGGGTGTCTACGACCACTACTTCAACACCTTCCTGATCCCGTCGGACATCCTCTGGTCGTTCGTGCAGGCGATCTGCATGGCGGTCGCGGTGATGCTGATCCACACCTACTACGGCTACAACGCCTCCGGGGGGCCGGTCGGTGTCGGTGTGGCCGTCGGCAACGCGGTGCGCGCCTCGCTGGTCGTGGTCGTGGTGATCACCCTGCTGACCTCTCTCGCCATCTACGGCGTCGACGGCAAGTTCAATCTGGCGGGATAG
- a CDS encoding MCE family protein, which translates to MKITRFVRIQLIIFAIVTVVAMVAMALFYVRLPAMFGIGRYQVELNLPSTGGLYQNANVSYRGVNVGKVEAVRLTEDGVQASLSIDSDTTIPASSQASVRSVSAVGEQYVEFTPRPDGPSGNLHDGSVVTSDDVPVEISSVLDQANALLDKVGDTKLRALMDEAFTAFNGTAEDLRRLLDSMILLVDDADKNADVTIDLVREAGPLLATQSATADDIRAWTADVTAVTDQLRANNPEITDLLQQGPTTASQTEQLFASMDQTLPLLISNLGVASKTLAVYLPNLQQILVIYPRLIDALLTALNAGDPRYGPSVMFSLGFQDPPPCTVGFLPRSDWRFPSAQTARELPPGMLCRVPQDAQVAVRGARNYPCVEFPGRRAPTPAECRTGYQPEAGTNDAFPNGLPGIRLPNEPAGYTTPGTPSDHEPGPAVYATGYDPKTGDFIGPDGKTYNAGTGQDSQGQDSTWQSLITKTVEG; encoded by the coding sequence ATGAAGATCACCCGGTTCGTCCGCATCCAGCTGATCATCTTCGCGATCGTCACCGTGGTCGCGATGGTGGCGATGGCCCTCTTCTACGTCCGGCTGCCGGCGATGTTCGGCATCGGCCGCTACCAGGTGGAACTCAACCTGCCGAGCACCGGTGGCCTGTATCAGAACGCCAACGTCAGCTATCGCGGCGTCAACGTGGGCAAGGTGGAGGCGGTACGGCTCACCGAGGACGGCGTACAGGCGTCGCTGTCGATCGACAGCGACACCACGATCCCTGCGTCGTCGCAGGCGTCGGTGCGCAGCGTGTCGGCGGTCGGTGAGCAGTATGTGGAGTTCACGCCCCGACCAGACGGGCCGAGCGGCAACCTCCATGACGGGTCGGTGGTCACCAGCGACGATGTGCCGGTGGAGATCTCGTCGGTCCTCGATCAGGCCAACGCACTGTTGGACAAGGTCGGCGACACCAAACTGCGGGCGCTGATGGACGAGGCGTTCACCGCGTTCAACGGCACCGCCGAGGATCTGCGGCGGCTGCTCGACTCGATGATCCTGCTCGTCGACGACGCGGACAAGAATGCCGATGTGACCATTGATCTGGTGCGGGAGGCGGGTCCGCTGTTGGCGACGCAGTCGGCGACTGCCGACGACATCCGCGCGTGGACCGCCGACGTCACCGCGGTCACCGATCAGCTGCGTGCCAACAACCCCGAGATCACCGACCTGCTGCAGCAGGGGCCCACCACGGCCTCGCAGACCGAGCAGTTGTTCGCATCGATGGATCAGACCCTGCCCCTGTTGATCTCGAATCTGGGTGTGGCATCGAAAACCTTGGCGGTGTATCTGCCCAATCTGCAGCAGATCCTCGTCATCTATCCACGACTGATCGACGCGCTGCTCACCGCACTCAATGCCGGCGACCCGAGATACGGCCCGAGCGTGATGTTCTCGCTGGGCTTCCAGGATCCGCCGCCGTGTACGGTCGGCTTCCTGCCACGCTCGGACTGGCGGTTCCCCTCGGCCCAGACCGCGCGGGAGCTCCCACCGGGCATGTTGTGCCGGGTGCCGCAGGACGCCCAGGTCGCGGTGCGCGGGGCGCGCAACTATCCGTGCGTCGAGTTCCCCGGCCGGCGTGCGCCGACGCCCGCGGAATGCCGCACCGGCTACCAGCCGGAGGCCGGGACGAACGACGCCTTCCCCAATGGGTTGCCCGGCATCCGGTTGCCCAACGAACCGGCCGGCTACACCACTCCGGGGACGCCGTCCGACCACGAGCCCGGCCCGGCCGTGTACGCCACCGGTTACGATCCGAAGACCGGAGATTTCATCGGGCCGGACGGAAAGACGTACAACGCCGGCACCGGACAGGATTCGCAAGGACAAGACAGCACATGGCAGAGCCTGATAACGAAGACCGTCGAGGGCTGA
- a CDS encoding MCE family protein produces MTKRVMQVVAGVVLISLVAVAAYLGFTKATTKTVTAYFPSATGLYDGDPVRVLGVDVGSVTSITPREGDVRVQMSIDRDTPIPADAKAVVVARSLVSGRFIQLTPVYSDGPQLDDGDAIPMKRTAVPMEWDDVKKQLGDLTEAVGPQGAEPGTAATAIDVFEQNLNGNGAAINQSITELSDVMDTLAAGRGDLFATIRSLQKLTDALSDSHEQLVQFNGRIASVGDVLADNTDALDGALHNLDSAMTDIQGFIAQNKDALTTSVADLAQTTSILADKDEQFRGLLHSAPNQLANFYNIYNPLTGSLSGVFGLGMGNNLITLLCGTMDANNRPGQSQADVEHCVDVLAPMLSTIAVAYPPFMTNPVTGINATPDQITYQNASVKARAQAGVRAQDAQTRRDNGGGALGDLLVPWGAEG; encoded by the coding sequence ATGACCAAACGTGTGATGCAGGTCGTCGCGGGTGTCGTGCTGATCTCGCTCGTGGCCGTCGCCGCCTACCTGGGATTCACCAAGGCGACGACGAAGACGGTGACCGCCTACTTCCCGTCGGCCACCGGACTCTACGACGGCGACCCGGTGCGGGTCCTCGGTGTCGACGTGGGGTCGGTCACCTCCATCACGCCCCGCGAAGGTGATGTGCGGGTGCAGATGTCGATCGACCGCGACACCCCGATCCCGGCGGACGCCAAGGCCGTGGTGGTGGCCCGCAGCCTCGTCTCCGGACGCTTCATCCAGCTGACCCCGGTGTACTCGGACGGCCCGCAACTCGACGACGGCGACGCCATCCCGATGAAACGCACCGCCGTCCCGATGGAGTGGGACGACGTGAAAAAGCAGCTCGGTGACCTGACCGAGGCGGTCGGTCCGCAGGGGGCCGAGCCGGGCACCGCCGCCACCGCCATCGACGTGTTCGAACAGAACCTCAACGGCAACGGCGCGGCGATCAACCAGTCGATCACCGAATTGTCGGACGTGATGGACACTCTCGCCGCCGGACGCGGCGACCTGTTCGCCACCATCCGCAGCCTGCAGAAACTCACCGACGCGCTCTCGGACAGCCACGAACAGCTCGTGCAGTTCAACGGCCGCATCGCGTCGGTCGGTGACGTACTGGCCGACAACACCGATGCGCTCGACGGTGCGCTGCACAATCTGGATTCGGCGATGACCGACATCCAAGGTTTCATCGCGCAGAACAAGGACGCGCTGACGACGTCGGTGGCCGATCTCGCCCAGACCACCTCGATACTGGCCGACAAGGACGAACAGTTCCGCGGTCTGTTGCACTCGGCGCCCAACCAACTGGCCAACTTCTACAACATCTACAACCCGCTGACCGGTTCGTTGTCGGGCGTGTTCGGGCTGGGCATGGGCAACAACCTCATCACCCTGTTGTGCGGCACCATGGACGCCAACAACCGGCCCGGCCAGAGCCAGGCCGACGTCGAACACTGTGTGGATGTGCTCGCACCGATGTTGTCGACCATCGCGGTGGCCTATCCGCCGTTCATGACCAACCCGGTCACCGGCATCAACGCCACCCCCGACCAGATCACCTACCAGAACGCGAGCGTGAAGGCGCGCGCCCAGGCCGGCGTCCGGGCCCAGGATGCCCAGACCCGACGCGACAACGGCGGCGGCGCTCTCGGCGATCTCCTCGTCCCGTGGGGAGCCGAAGGATGA